The window ATGCCAATAAGTGGAAGCAATTTATAACTCCTTTTCAATGCGGGGCTAAGGGTAGTACAATTCTTCTAACAACTCGCAATCAAGAGGTTGCTTCAGTAGTTCAAACATGTCCCTCTTGCACTCTTAATGAGTTGTCGGAAGAGTCTTGTTGGTTATTGTTTGCAGCCAATGCATGTTTTCCAGAGTCAAACAGGAACCCAACACTAGTTGATGTCGGTAGACAAATTGTCAACAAGTGTAAGGGTTTGCCATTAGCTGTAGAAACACTTGGCCGCATGTTGGGAGGAAAGGATGATGTGGAAGAATGGAAAGCTGTTTTAAGGAGTGCCATCTGGGACTTTCCTATGAAGAATAGTAAAATTATTCCAGCATTGTTAATAAGCTACTTCCAGCTACCTCCTTACTTGAAGCGTTGTTTCGTTTATTGTTCTTTGTTTCCCAAAGATTACTATTTCAATAAAGACAAACTAATTTTGCTGTGGATGGCTGAAGATCTTTTAAGGCTACCGAAGAGAGGAGAGAGTTTAGAAGAGGTTGGTTCTCAGTGTTTTGAAGAATTGGCTTCAAGGTTATTTTTTAAACCATACAAGTTTTCCTCTAAGATTTTCCTGATGCATGATCTCTTGCATGACTTGGCAATATTCCTTGCTGGAGACTTCTATGGTAGAATAGAAGAACTTGGTGAACAAGAAGAGAAGAAGCTTCTCACTCGTCATTTGTCACATATCTCACGTGGAAGCTTAGGTCCTCCAATCTCAAAAGTCTTTAACTCCGATATGAAATCAGAATCTTTGAGGACATCGTTGTATATCAAAGATTTGTTAAGCATGAAAAGCAAAGCATCAAAGTTGAAATACTTGAGGGTTTTATCCTTTCGTTAAGTTGATGTATTACCAGATTCAATAGGTAAATTGATTCATCTACGCTATTTGAATCTCTCTGGGACCGATGTTAAGGCATTACCAGAGTCATTATGCAACTTGTTTAATCTACAAACATTAATATTGAGTGGATGTTCTATGCTGACCATGTTGCCCAATGACATGCATAAACTTGTGAATTTACGGCATCTTGATCTTAGGAGAACTTCTTTGAAAGAAATGCCTAGAGGAATAAGTAAATTGACACACATGCGTAATTTAGATTACTTTGTGGTGGGCAAGCACAAAGACAATGGAATCCAGGAATTAGGAGGGCTCTCAAAACTTGAAGGATCATTTAAGATTAAGAAGTTGGAGAATGTTGTTGATGCCGGACAAGCAAGGAGTGCTAA is drawn from Arachis hypogaea cultivar Tifrunner chromosome 12, arahy.Tifrunner.gnm2.J5K5, whole genome shotgun sequence and contains these coding sequences:
- the LOC112729050 gene encoding putative disease resistance RPP13-like protein 1, giving the protein MAGAVVGGAFLSGFINIVINKSLREDVVNLVLGKKLGSDLVERLKISLFAAEAVLDDAEYKQLGDDRVRDWLNCLRDAVYDADDFLDAVLTKAATQKEVRSFLPGFFLNRHRKMADNMEGVVARIEFLVNQKDNLGLQKSTKDNNLSSSSSSWRETTCLMEGNIYGRENDQQALIKIINDKSESQLSVIPIVGMGGVGKTTLAKWAYSVVEGFDLKAWVCISETFDVDEITKKTIEEITKTTCSLGSLNLLQNELQKILSGKKFFIVLDDVWSEDANKWKQFITPFQCGAKGSTILLTTRNQEVASVVQTCPSCTLNELSEESCWLLFAANACFPESNRNPTLVDVGRQIVNKCKGLPLAVETLGRMLGGKDDVEEWKAVLRSAIWDFPMKNSKIIPALLISYFQLPPYLKRCFVYCSLFPKDYYFNKDKLILLWMAEDLLRLPKRGESLEEVGSQCFEELASRLFFKPYKFSSKIFLMHDLLHDLAIFLAGDFYGRIEELGEQEEKKLLTRHLSHISRGSLGPPISKVFNSDMKSESLRTSLYIKDLLSMKSKASKLKYLRVLSFR